The DNA sequence ctgtaccacttcagagtaTAGGTGCAAATGCACATTGGTACATTCTTCTTGGTACAAACATTCCCTCTCCCAACAGGTGATAGGGGAGTATTTAGGGAGTCTGGAAGGTCTCTGTCTGCCACTGCCCTCAAGGTGGGAAAAAGTCAGGTAGAGAAAGGTCACCTTCCCAGCCTTTCTCCCTGATCTGCCAAGGAGTCCCCAAACCTGGGGGATCCCCGCATGTACAAAGAAACCATCAATGGTGAGGGCTGAGCAGTCTGGGAAAAGGCAACAACTTGAAGTTTGAGGAACTGAAACCAAATAAACAAGAGTGATTTAAAGAAGAGATTATTAAAAGACTGAACAAACAATGCAAAATAAGAGAAACAGGAAGGAATGCAAATGATCAAACACACAAGACAGAGTTCAAAACCAAAACAAGAAAGATTTGGTAAAATTAGCACTGAGCTGAAGAGACTAAGAGAAAACAAAATCCCTTAGTGCAGATTGCTAGATATTTTCCTACCTTTAACTAGTCATGCTGCCCAAGAGAATTCTGTCCAGGGGGGCAGGTAAGCCTTTCATTAATGCTCAGGCCGGTGCATCATATGATGAACAAGAGGCCAATGACCAAGACGAGCTCTATGCatgcccttaaaaaaaaactagGTTTGCCAATATCACAGAGTTAGGCAATTGGAGGATGGAGGGTCACCTGGAGGCtgccatcccacccctttacctcAGGTAGTGGAAAAATGTTTTTCTCTGAACAAATAGCATGTGGGGGAGAAGATAAGGAGGTAATCTGGCTTGGGACCACAGTAGGGGTTAAGGCAATGCCCCTCTACTCCCATATCAAGCCCTGGCATGTGTGCCATTtacagatggaaaaaaaaatagcaaggaGGTCAGGATAAACTCACACTGAGCTTGGTTCTCATTTCAAAGGCTGCCAAGTTATAGAAGGCAATACCATTAAATACACACTCACCCAAAAAGTCTCCCAGCAGTTCTATACGATCTGAGCCAAAGAAAAGCTGCGTCTGGTCACCTACATGGGCAACAAATGATGGCAGCCCAAATACCTGAATGGAGATATAAAGAGATGTTACACATCACAGGCCCTGATCCAGATTCTGCTAGAAATGTACAAAGAAGAATCCTAAGTGTTCCAATGTGCAAGTTGGCTTTTTGTGTCTAGTTTTTACACATTTAGTGGTTGCCCGACACAGCTTATTCAAGCTACCAGGGGAGATCTAGCTGAATGGGTGGGGAAGGTAGTCAATACATCCTTAATAGAAGGTGTACTGCCAACTATCTTGAAAGTGGCAGTTATAAGCCCCGTCCTGAATAAACTCTCCCTCAATCCAACTATGCTGGAAAATTTCAGTATCTAACCTTCACATTTTGGACAAGATTATCAAGCGAGTGTTGGTATCTCGGTTCTAGAGAACTTTGGATGAAGTTGATTATCTGAATCCCTTTcaaggctggctttaagccaagtTTTGGGATGGAAACAGCCCTGGTCACCTTGGTAGATGACCTGCATCGAGCACTGGACAGGGAGAGTGCTACCCTTCTGGTCCttcttaaaaacatttctatGTCACCTATCTTTGAAGGGAGGAGTTTAATatgttctgtatttttaatacattttataaattatatatattttaatacacCCAACTTGGGTaccctttcggggagaaaggtgggatataaacagaggtgggagaaaacagttttattttttcacagtttCAGTATTTtcccaaaagttagaagtgcagaaagtggttctATGTGCTTTTATTCAAATTATTAATGTACAAAAGTGtataggtaggtgatataggtggtatagtgccagcagattgcagccacagtcattacccgtGCAACCCCAATTAAATAATAagtaaaaaccaaacaaaacagctggggttttttttgcattttttttctacaAACACCaaagtgcaaaaagtggtgttaggtgtttttatttcattattaccATTTCCTCCCATctctattaattaattaattaattaattaattaattaattaattaattaattaattaattaattaattaattgaaattTTATGTGCTGCAGTTCTTACTGAAGAAAGACCAAGTATGAAACCTTTTCAAAAGTAAGAACTCTGTACATCTATTGCTCCCAAAGCTTGGGTGGAGGAAGCATGCCGTTAAGACACCCCTATTCAGTCAGAATGCCTAAAAGCACCTTTAAAGAGGTCAGAAAGCCTTGCTGTTCTTTAGGACTAAGAGAGCAAGAAGCAGAAAGGCAGCTGGGGCCCCCTGGTGTACATCCCAAAGCAAAACAGCCAGTTTGCTTATCGTATGGCTGGCAAGAATATCACCTGGTAAGCAGAGGCTGTCTGAGCAGCTGATGCTGCTGTGGCATTTAGCCAGCATCTTGCCACTACAAAGTTTACTGAGGTGTTGGGAGCAAGGGAAGGGAATCCTGTACGTGCTTGCTAAGCAGTCACTCATTTCTGCTCACCACTAATTTTTTGTTGCATTAAACAGCATCTTGCATCTGCAAATAAGCCATCACAGACAGAATTGACATACAATTCCACATCAACTTACGGCCAAACTACCAGTAATGTTATGTAGTTATGTGTATATATAGCTTGTATAAGTGTATAGCTTGGCACTgaaatttttttcattttttttctagttAACAGCTCCATGGGAGCTCCAATCAAGACGTAGGTTTAGTGCTGAGCTTTAGATTGGCTGTCAGTCAATCTAGTTGCTAAGAACGGTGTTAAAGATTTTGGGTAATGAAATGCTCTGGAGTCCACATTACTGACTCAGCTGGAGTAAGGCCCGGAATGAAAGATGTATAGCAATTCTCAAAGCCTGCCCTGAAGGGACACTGGTTTCTCACTCACCCCATATTTCATTGCTTCATCTGTTACTTCTCTCAGACGATTCTTCACCTCAGCTGAGGTGCTCATTTCCAGAAGCTTCTGGGCTTGGTCCAAGGGTAACCCTGCTTTCCCTGCAGcctgaacagaaaaaaaaaatacgtaGCAAATTTAATAGCAGTTCTGGTCAAGGTTATGTGGATAATACTTTAGGAGGCCTTCACAACTGAAAGGGATTTACTTCAGCTGGGATATTTTCAAAGTGGAGCACAGCAAAGAAATAAGCTTATTTTGCAAGAGTGCTAAAATATAAACTTGACTAAATAGAACTGGCAAGCAGGTgcaaaaggcagggaggagaagtgGTGACTGCCGTCCAGCCAAGAACACATGGCATGACTTATTTGTATATTGGCAATATTAATCTATCCCGTATTCTTTGTGTTCGAGAAGCTGTCACGTCTGACAACAGACACTCCATTTTTCCCCAAAGTCAAAGAGTGAAAGAGATCTGGAATGCAAGAGAAGGGTGGGGGTGCAGAACATTCACCGTTCAATGTGTGCATGTTTGGAGATGTAAAAATGCTAAGCTTGGTACACTGCATTCTCTTTACATATtaagaatacaggtccagccttgttatacacggattttttatacacggatttgactcaacacgaatggcccctgcaaatgagaaggaatgtgctgatccctggagaaggcaaaaaatgcatccctttaaaatcagtttaaaaaaactgaacagtcctttaacaatagcctccttaatgagagagaggaaCGGCTGCTggctggcaatccatcaatccttctctctccaggctacccctcccttccccctgagcacaaagaaaggtaatcactctgcattggtgaagggaggaactgagtgaagcgccttcctaagtgcttggaggaggactgattgatggattgtcctcttaatgattcttattttacatcacaaaggtcagcaaggctgtttttaaatcacaagggATTTAAAttgcaagggaactttgtttttttaatggatttgctttagtgcatttttttggccatccacatgagttttgagaagggaacccatgcaaataaagaggctcaacctgtatttatatacAGGCAGCCCTCGAGTAACACAGTCTTAATGTACATCCTTTCAAAATAGTGAAATTTGCAATTTAATACCTGAAGTCTAATTTATGCTGGCAACTTTCACTATAATGCAGTCTATTGGCCGCCAATTAATAAGCAAGCCCAACAGACACTTGCagcatcctgtggtagtgggaGTTTCTTCTAAAGGCAGAagataaagagagagaaaatgcacTTGCAGAGCTGCCGCTTACCACtttctcagtttcctttcctgcctCTTTTTTTCCTCATTGCTTGCCCAGCCATTGACATCAGTAGCCACACCCACTCCCAGAAGCCCCCCCTCCTCAACCCTCCCTCTGTGCCATTTTGGTCAAGCAGAAGTCACCATGAGTGTTCCATGACTTTTCCTCTAACCCAGAGGTTcttaaactggggcattgtgacaccctgcctctgcccccttaaggggtggtaTAATGGCAGTAAGCAGCAACAGagttgcaccactgccagggaacAGTGGCAGACCCAAGGGGcagggggtgcaaatgccctgggtgccaggaatTTAGGTGCTGGGGCAGCAGCACTGCGAGCTGCCCCCTGCCACCAGCTTTTTAAGAGGTAGGGAACTGTGttgagagtggctgcaggagcagagccactggcagcacagttcTGCATGGATCTGAAGGCtaccctcttctccccccttttcttttaagaggaggaggacagcccTCCAACCAGTGATGAACCGTGCCTAGAGTagctgcactcctgcagccatTCTAGGTGTGGTTCGGAACCATGTCTGAGGGTTGCCATCCTCTCATCCCCTTCAAAGAAGGAATCCCTTCAGAATGGCTAGAAGTGGCGCAAACGGCTCCTTTGGAGCCTgggacctccccctccccccaattctttcaaagggggaacagaggaggcagtgaGCCGGAGGTAATTACTGTGATGATGATGccactgcagttacttctgggtcgggGCAGTGGGTGGAATAGTGGTCCCTGGCGCAAAAACCGCCAGGACAACCACTGCCAGGGAAAAGGGCTTTTTTTCTTATTGTGGGTCATGTTGGTCCTCTGTTACACTGGTACAgggagcctgtggacccctcGACCAtgctccccgtgcctcagaacactggaaaaatgtgacccacttctgggtggCAATGGCAAAACTggcagtgggtcacaatcacagtttttcagtgttctgaggtgcggggtgcATGGTAGAGGGGTgcgtgggctccctgcaccaccaccacccccagagggCCAGCATGACCCACTGTAAGTAAGAAAAAATACCccttttcccagcagcagcatgatcatggcAGATGTGTTGCTGCACtggccccccccccgcaaagattTATGAGATCTTTACCCACCCTAACCTAAACCAGTTACACTGCTATAATAGTTTTAATTAACACGTTTTTAATAGACACATATGCAACCCCCACATAAATCAAGAGCTGCCTGTGCTGCTTTTCGACACAATGTAATTCACAAAGTGgccttctgtttaaaaaaaaaaaaatcaatggttcacattctaaaaaaagatgcaaaggacaCAAGCAACAGtggccatgctggggtgaagagggacagttgctgtcctcctgctaaatataataaGAGGACATTAGTTTAaaggtgcctctctgcccagttagcaaggataTGAAACTGCTTGAAACAGACCTCTGTTCCATCTAGGTTGGTGGTGGCTGACTGGTGGTGAATCTCCAAGAGGTCACGCTGAGGGACTCAACCTAGACCTCCctcatacaaagcatgtgctccaccactgagctactaTCAAAGTTCTCAAGACTTTGGAATCATATAATGTCAACTATAGAAGACCCATTAGCAAGAGATTCTGAATGCTCATGCACAGACCATGCTCCTTTGATTTTAGGACCACGCTCCCAGTCCAAACTGCTATCCCAACGGCAGAGCTAACCACTCAGCAATCTACTCAACCTAAGCCATCATATGTCAAAAGCCAAAGAACAGGCACACTGCAGAAACCAtagcaggggaggaggagaaacttACTGCCAATATACTCTCTGGTTGGGTAATATCTTCATCCTGGAGAGAAGAGAAGGCAACTAAAATTATAAACATTCAGACAACAAAGAGAGTTGAAAGTTTAAATGTATCTACCCAGATAGGttgaaaagatttttaaaaagaacaaacaaaacatttCCAAGGAAAAGGAATATGTTTCGGTCaccaaaatgggggggagggggatatcAAATATGCAAGATATTAATTGCTGAAATTACCTCAGATGAGGGGGCAGGTAGAGGCGAAAAAGTGAGTATTGCCTGAAATTCTTGATGTCCATGAAGAGAGGGAGATCATTTCAACTCTCCTGCCTAAGCTCCAGGAAGAAATTAAGGGCAAGGCAACGTCTGGAGTTATGCATGAGGCAAGACTTTGTGAACACTCACCCGGGACCAAATGCGCATCCAGAGTTCTCTAGACAGAGGCTCCAAAAATTGCGGTTGTGTTAAATCCACAGCTGTGAGAAAACGCATAGCAGACAAACTGCCTGTATTCGGAAGAAACAAGGCACATGAAAAGCATTAGAGAATCTGCAGTCATGCAGACAGAGAACCCCACTCCCTTGGAAGCTGTCGTCAAGAGGCCAACCTCAGCGAGAGCTTGTGTGAAGCTTTTCCACAGAGTAGTTCATCAGAAATGTATAACACGATGTCAGCAATGCACATGGCAGTGTGCAGAGTTTCACAAAGAAAAGACAACAGTTCTAGCACCATAGCTTCTTGGATATGGGGAAGACAACAGCCCTCGAGCCTAGCAAAAAGAGTTCTCTATCCAAGCAGTAGGTTCTAGTTTGGACCAAGAGGTTCTTGCAGATGCTCTTCCAGATGTGAATTTTGTGCAGAGGCAGAAACAGGGTGCTGCTTCACACATCCGAAGTAGAATTGCATTTCTGCTTCCACACTTTTCACTGCTTCTGTGCTTTTTAAGCATTACAGTGAGCCCACAGCATCCGCAGTCTTGGAATCCGTGCATTCCAGCAACCACAGATGGCCTCCCAGAACACggtcagaacacctcccaggcgtgaccagaaggtgcagggaggctaATAGAGAGGGCCGTGGGCCCAGACCAACCCCTTGAGGGCCCAGCACAACATCCAAGGAAGTAATTGTGGCACAGCAACCCTGCCCAACCAGGATTCCAGcacccacagattttggtatcagtgggagggggggggaggttgtgtTTCCTGGAACCAATCACCCAttgatactgagggcccactgtattttccATCCATATTAGTAGGTGTTTTTCTAGTTCCTAGCTGCAAGTGAGCACCCAGTTGGACTCTAGGTATGTAAATCAGAAGACGAGCTCTTTCCTAAATTATCAGACAAAGGACCTCCTCCTTTTACCGCCTCTGTTCTTTCCGCCACTCCTTCCGGTCATTTCCTTGAAAATCTGGAGCACTAATAAAATCAAGGTGCCAGCAGAATACTACATTATGGAAACTGGAAGGTTTTAATTGCCCATTCACCGCAAATGGTGGACAACAAACCAGAAATGCTGAATGAGAAAAGGGTGCGCACTCATGAGGAAATGCTGAGATGTGGCTAGGGGGATCAGCAAACACACCACCAGTGATTACAGCAAAGCTCTGCCTCTCAGAAGCCCCGAAAAACCACCTCACCAGCACTTTCAAGCACCCGTACTTTGTGGCTGATGTGCTGTTGTACCATTCCAAAATTCAGTAATGGATTTTAATAAATGTGAAGACTTAAAGTATGGGTGAAGAATGGAAGAATGGACAATATTACATAAGCAAGCTGCAAAACAGCATTTCTCCAGAACTAACACCACCTCCCCTTCCTGGAAGGGCACCATCTTTCTGGTTCAAGCTTTAAAGTCCCTGCTATTTGCTTCACAAAATTAAGAGCCGAGACCTACACCTTCTCCTTCTTTTCACTAAAATagtaaactgcttttcaaaagaGGAGGTTGCCTCCACCAAGCACTCTCTTTTCCTTACCTTTTTTTATAATAGTGTCAAAGAAATCCTTTGGGATTCGAGCTGGCACTTGATAGTATTTTGCCATCCGCATGATGTCCGTCATCATGTACTCTCCTTTCTTGGGCAACATTGCAGGAGGCTTGTTACCTATTACAAAGAATGCACGTTACATGAGAAGATATCAGACATAGGCTACATCCCATCACCTCTCGTTACCTCCAGCATGACCAAGATGACCACCATCCTTGTTCTCACCCACCCAAATGTGGAAAACCAAGCCACAGGGCAGTCATGCTTTTTGTGGAGAATTCAAAATTGTGGCAATCTCTCCTAATTTACTCCCCTGTTCTTGAGGACTGTCAAGAGAAtggttttgttttactttaatggTGTTAATCAAGATCAGCCTTCACAGCAAAGTCAAAGGACACAGTTAATTGAAAATgcagtaaaccagtggttctcacactttttagaatgagaatctgtcaggacccaccagaagcaatgtcatgaccggaagtgacatcatcaagcaggaacactttaaacaatcctaccaacacttacccaggagtaagtcccatttaatatcagtgttaaaaatatacatagtagctgttaaaagtacaggttgagcctcattattcgcatgagttccattccaagcactcaggtggatggcaaaaaatgaactatagcaaatcaatttaaaaaacaaagtttctttgctctggtaatttaaaaacagccttgctgacctttgtgatgtaagataagagttatttagaggacaatccaacaatcagtctctcttaaattgcttagaaaggcttcactcagacccctcccttcaccaatgcaaagtgatcacctatCTTTCACATGCTCATGGGAAAGGGAGGGATCACCTAGAAAGAGAAgcattgatgaattgtcagccagctgctctctctctctcattaacaaggctattgttaaaggactgttcagtttttttaactgatttttaaggggtgcatttttccccttctccagggatcagcacattccttttcatttgcaggggccattcctgttgagtcaatctgtgtataaataggctggacctgtacaggtctgtaacatttccccaaatgcactaaCATGCCATGgttaatattgaaatgaaagggatcCACCTGAAGttgactcacgacccacagtttgagaaacaatgcagtAAACCATACAACGGAAATATTTTTGGGGGAAGATGCTAAATTTCCAGGTCTTGATGACTTAGAAACTGACACCActctttttcccagcatcagatTTCATCCAAGAAAATAAACAAGAAAGAAGGTGAATATGAAGTGCTCCACCCATCTCTGGTCCACACTGAACTGAAGCAGAGATTTAAAGACGATTCCAAAGTGGAATCCTTTGGAAAACTGTTGGGTACACTCATCGTGAATGTGCTCAACCTCTGGCTGAATCCATTTGTCCTAGTGATCACCTACCGGTCCCCCCCATGATGCCTCCAAGAAAAACAGGACGAAAATGCAGCTCAATATTCCAGATATGGCGGTACCGGCTGAGACACTGCAGTGAAAAGAAAAGATTTGTTATCAACAACCACCTCAGACTCATAAGCAGAGAAATGTGGAGCTGGGAATGAGGGCACAGAAGGCAACTTTTGCAAGGCAGACTTCAAAAGGCCATCTGAGTTAGCCTAAGACAGTAAAAAAACATGTCATGGACACGTGCAGCACAATCAGATAATACATTTTAGACACTGATATTTATATAATAGTTATATTCTATTTAAAGGGCCAGAGCAGCGATTCTTAAAcctttcagtctctggagccatGTACAGggttttggggagccctgctggcgCATGTgcagtctcagggagccctggaTTGCTGGTGCTTGCCTGGAGTGGCAGAGCAccaagcagatggcagccactaatagtgtgctcatggagcccctgcaGGTGTCTCAGGGAGTCCCGGGGCTCCTacgagcacactttgagaaacactggactagaggtCACTTGTGATGTAGACAGTCAGTTTCTCTATTAAAAATATCAGAGCCCACAATAAATTAAGCTTTAAAATAtcaattttctatttttttttttaagacaaaaatCTAGAGGGCAGAGTTCTGTCAAACAAAAATCCTTCAAGGTCCACTTATTCAAGTGGGAGAGATTTAAACACAGGCTGGTCTCATCCACTATAATCAATGGAATAGGATTGTTCTCAACTTGGTTTAATCATGAACAAACAAAATTACTGTCAAAATTACGCATAACAAGACTTGCTTTTGTAATCTAAAATACCTGTGTTATACATAGTGAGGGGCTGTATCTTAGTGGAGGAGGATCCGTTTTGTATAGAGAAAGTTTCCAATTCGATCCCCTTCATATTCcggtaaggcagagaaaaattcctgtctgaaatcttggaAAGCTGCTTACTAGTCAACCAATGCCAACAATATTGAGCCAGAAGGACAATATAAAGACAGTTTCTTATGCTCCTCTTTTTGCTGTCACAGCAACACGGGTCCTGTTCATAGACACCCCActatttagatcagtgtttctcaaactgtgggtcaggaccctctaggtgagtcatgagccaatttcaggtgggtcatcattcatttcaatattttacttttaatctattagacttgatgctatcatggcatgtgactgcatttggggaaatgtttcagacctgtacttttaacaagctactttttATAAtcttgtgaggcctccctgtggggagaggggaggggactggCCCGCgcggcctttccaagggggacctcCTTGTGGAGatctcagactagttcaccagaagaaaggggaggTTTTGTCACCTGGCttcccctctttgggttggcagcatttgccagagtcaggaccAGGGGCTGCGGTCAGCAGATCCTTCTGCCTactctcccaactgccttgtcatccgtggcctccaggtttatgtagggcaggcccctctcctttcctcacagggatggtacaaaaagggtgtgtttcagggactgccctcccctgggactaccacaactcctccccttcctctctctgtctccctcccacctcctctcacctggagctgccaggattgttcctgagatggctggggaggctgttgcctctgctctgctctggtctctgcctttggggggtgggctggccctgcccacctgggtcctgtagctctgcagacgacatTGGGAGGTCCAGCCATGGGCTCccaatgtcatagccaggtgccctgccctgcACGGCAGGTCCCCAAgacaggggaggggtggctgcccagcagcctaATGGCCTGtgttctgtctcccccctccctcctccaaggtggaggggggaagcgggggggggtcGGTGCGCAATGTTCCTCCGCTGCGCTTTGCCACCCACAGGAGTGTCCAGGCagcgtatggggaggtggccccatgtgccaccggcttcctccctgatcctctggcccagaagtcttctccctggatAAGTTGGGGACCCGTGGGAAGACGGGAACCTCgattattcttttaacaattatagtaaatgggactaactcctgggtaagtgtaggtaggttTGCTTAATCTtacttgatggtgtcacttctggtcatgacatcatttccaatgggtcctgacagactctcattctaaaaagtgtagAACGTATCCAGTACTGTACTAGATACAATTCCTTGCAGGCCTACAATCTGGGCAAGTTACAATCAGCAGTTACTCAATAGTTTTAGCTGGAACAACCAGGTGAAAG is a window from the Tiliqua scincoides isolate rTilSci1 chromosome 2, rTilSci1.hap2, whole genome shotgun sequence genome containing:
- the GSTK1 gene encoding glutathione S-transferase kappa 1, with product MAAAGKKLVECFYDVVSPYSWLGFECLSRYRHIWNIELHFRPVFLGGIMGGTGNKPPAMLPKKGEYMMTDIMRMAKYYQVPARIPKDFFDTIIKKGSLSAMRFLTAVDLTQPQFLEPLSRELWMRIWSRDEDITQPESILAAAGKAGLPLDQAQKLLEMSTSAEVKNRLREVTDEAMKYGVFGLPSFVAHVGDQTQLFFGSDRIELLGDFLGEKWLGPVPASPNL